Proteins from a single region of Candidatus Margulisiibacteriota bacterium:
- a CDS encoding deoxyhypusine synthase family protein, whose protein sequence is MASSFLKHPTVPFRVKPGKTAATILDEMLLTGFQGKALGEAFAIWQEILRQKKITIWLGISGAIIPAGMRRIIAYLIEKRFVDVIVSTGAQVFHDAAEALGVVHYRGSALADDQALLAEGIDRFYDVLVQEHQQRRVDRQIQHFIETLDEGYQYSSREFLFLLGQYLGKHGQARDSFLVQAARSGVPVFAPALCDSSIGYSFVMARRGISDAADGRTFKQTGKKVFRYIDQMKDTDETVRIAEKTPHSAVIYLGGGVPKNFIQQTELLSLILGHSLPGHEYAIQLTTDSPQFGGLSGCTFAEAQSWGKIARHAKTVQCSCDVTIGLPLLAQGLAEKEKLATRRPKPRFTWGDDNLGIKYER, encoded by the coding sequence ATGGCTTCCTCCTTCCTTAAGCATCCGACCGTCCCCTTCCGGGTTAAACCGGGCAAGACCGCGGCGACTATCCTCGATGAGATGCTCCTGACCGGTTTCCAGGGTAAGGCGCTCGGCGAGGCCTTTGCCATCTGGCAGGAGATCCTCCGCCAGAAAAAGATCACCATCTGGCTGGGGATCTCCGGGGCGATCATCCCCGCCGGGATGCGCCGGATCATTGCTTACCTGATCGAAAAAAGGTTCGTCGACGTGATCGTCTCGACCGGCGCCCAGGTTTTCCACGACGCGGCCGAAGCGCTCGGCGTGGTCCATTATCGCGGTTCCGCCCTGGCCGACGATCAGGCTTTATTGGCCGAAGGGATCGATCGCTTCTACGACGTTCTGGTCCAGGAACATCAACAGCGCCGGGTTGACCGGCAGATCCAGCATTTTATCGAGACGCTGGACGAGGGTTACCAGTATTCCTCGCGCGAATTCCTCTTCCTCCTCGGACAGTATTTGGGGAAGCACGGCCAGGCGCGCGATTCTTTCCTCGTCCAGGCGGCCCGCTCCGGGGTGCCGGTCTTTGCCCCGGCCCTCTGCGACAGTTCGATCGGCTATTCTTTCGTCATGGCCCGGCGCGGCATCAGCGACGCGGCCGACGGCCGGACCTTTAAACAGACGGGGAAGAAAGTTTTCCGTTATATCGACCAGATGAAAGATACCGATGAGACGGTCCGGATCGCCGAGAAGACGCCGCATTCAGCGGTCATCTACCTCGGCGGCGGCGTGCCGAAGAACTTTATCCAGCAGACGGAGCTGTTGAGTTTGATCCTTGGCCATAGCCTGCCGGGACATGAATACGCCATCCAGCTGACCACCGACAGCCCGCAATTCGGCGGCCTCTCCGGCTGCACTTTTGCCGAAGCGCAGAGCTGGGGGAAGATCGCCCGCCACGCCAAGACGGTGCAGTGTTCCTGCGACGTCACGATCGGCTTGCCGCTCCTGGCCCAGGGGCTGGCGGAAAAAGAAAAGCTGGCTACTCGGCGGCCGAAACCGCGCTTCACCTGGGGAGACGATAATTTGGGAATTAAATACGAGCGATGA
- a CDS encoding DUF5665 domain-containing protein encodes MEDEKLLEALEQVRRDKHEPWRYILFTFLNGIAQGLGMALGMTLILGILIYLLTIILSHMINFPVVGYYVGELIKIMDTTIRQGGRAH; translated from the coding sequence ATGGAAGACGAAAAATTACTCGAAGCCCTCGAACAGGTCCGCCGGGACAAGCATGAGCCGTGGCGTTATATTCTCTTCACTTTTTTAAACGGCATCGCCCAGGGGCTCGGTATGGCGCTCGGTATGACCCTGATCCTCGGTATTTTGATCTACTTACTGACCATTATTCTATCGCACATGATCAACTTCCCGGTCGTCGGGTACTATGTCGGCGAACTGATCAAGATCATGGACACAACCATCAGGCAGGGCGGCAGGGCCCACTAA
- the lspA gene encoding signal peptidase II codes for MFFYLNALVVFAIDQFLKHLVHKFMHFGQSIPLFTDIVRLTYVRNTGAAFSLFVGFSPYLAVVGVVVAIGVIYFHYRIPANNYLLQTGLSCLLGGSIGNLADRLVRSYVIDYIDITIWPVFNFADIMINVGVLLIALNYLRSPDEGKT; via the coding sequence ATGTTTTTCTATCTTAACGCCCTGGTCGTCTTTGCCATCGACCAATTCCTGAAACACCTGGTCCATAAGTTCATGCATTTTGGCCAGTCGATCCCGCTGTTTACCGACATCGTCCGGCTGACCTACGTCCGCAACACCGGAGCGGCCTTTTCGCTCTTCGTCGGCTTCTCCCCCTATCTGGCGGTCGTCGGGGTAGTCGTCGCCATCGGGGTGATCTATTTTCACTACAGGATCCCGGCCAACAATTATCTCCTGCAGACCGGCCTCTCCTGCCTCCTCGGCGGGAGTATCGGCAACCTGGCCGACCGCCTGGTCCGCTCCTACGTCATCGATTATATCGACATTACCATCTGGCCGGTTTTTAACTTTGCCGATATAATGATCAATGTCGGCGTTTTACTTATCGCGCTCAATTACCTCCGTTCACCCGACGAAGGGAAAACTTAA
- the lgt gene encoding prolipoprotein diacylglyceryl transferase has product MHPILLQLGPLTLHSYGLMVALGFLSGIALSIYLLTKSGLDGPSYLDLAIYIMLAAIVGGRAFYVIGMWNYFAVNPLEIIMVQTGGLVYLGGLIFAVLTAVVYLLVRRQPVLQALDAITPGTALGYAIGRIGCFLTGCCFGLPTTLPWGIVFPPASLAGEYCPGQAVHPTQLYSSITMFIVAYVLYRLWHRRHNPGEVLCWGLFLYSLYRFLVEFLRYSPIHWAGLTPSQWLGLVIGSGAAAGLFYLRRQHGKV; this is encoded by the coding sequence ATGCATCCAATCTTGCTCCAGCTGGGGCCGCTCACCCTCCATTCTTACGGCCTGATGGTCGCGCTCGGTTTCCTCTCCGGCATCGCGCTCAGCATCTACCTCCTGACCAAGTCGGGGCTGGACGGGCCGAGCTACCTCGACCTGGCGATTTACATCATGCTGGCCGCGATCGTCGGCGGACGCGCTTTTTACGTCATCGGCATGTGGAATTATTTCGCCGTCAACCCGCTGGAGATCATCATGGTCCAGACCGGCGGGCTCGTTTATCTCGGCGGTCTTATCTTCGCTGTCCTGACCGCGGTCGTCTACCTTTTGGTCCGCCGCCAACCGGTCCTCCAAGCGCTCGACGCCATTACGCCAGGGACAGCGCTCGGTTATGCCATCGGCCGGATCGGTTGTTTCTTGACCGGCTGCTGCTTCGGCCTGCCGACCACCCTCCCCTGGGGGATAGTTTTTCCGCCCGCCTCGCTGGCCGGCGAGTACTGCCCGGGCCAAGCGGTCCATCCGACCCAGCTCTATTCATCAATAACCATGTTCATCGTCGCCTATGTATTGTACCGGCTCTGGCACCGCCGCCATAACCCTGGCGAGGTCCTCTGTTGGGGCTTGTTCCTTTATTCACTCTACCGTTTTCTGGTCGAGTTTTTGCGCTACAGCCCGATCCACTGGGCCGGGCTGACCCCTTCGCAATGGCTCGGGCTGGTGATCGGCTCGGGAGCCGCGGCCGGACTCTTCTACCTGCGCCGCCAACATGGAAAAGTTTGA
- the speB gene encoding agmatinase, with the protein MKRPARFLEIEPEYYNANKARFVVIPCPHEATVSYGRGTRRGPAAILRASQQVETFDHELGYEPYRRGWIYTLKQLSIGTLQSTVAKVIKDNKLPVILGGEHSITPCAVKAVAGKYKDLSVLQLDAHADLRDSYRGTKHSHACAMRRVLEICPVVQAGIRSISSEEYAWAKGSGQLAKVHFAGKMDTGRIVRQLKKQVYITIDVDVFDPSVIPATGTPEPGGLFWPDLLNILQAACTQREVVGFDLVELAPRPGDPAADFTIAKLAYKLIGYLTR; encoded by the coding sequence ATGAAACGCCCAGCTCGTTTCCTGGAGATCGAGCCCGAATACTACAACGCTAACAAAGCGAGGTTTGTGGTCATCCCCTGTCCGCATGAAGCGACCGTCAGCTATGGCCGGGGGACGAGGCGGGGTCCGGCGGCGATCCTGCGGGCATCGCAACAGGTGGAGACTTTTGACCACGAATTGGGGTACGAGCCTTATCGCCGCGGCTGGATCTATACTTTAAAACAGTTGTCAATCGGCACTCTTCAGTCGACAGTTGCCAAAGTTATCAAGGATAATAAGCTCCCGGTCATTCTTGGCGGGGAGCACTCGATCACCCCTTGCGCGGTCAAAGCGGTCGCGGGCAAGTATAAAGATCTTTCCGTCCTGCAACTCGACGCCCACGCCGACCTGCGTGATTCTTACCGGGGGACGAAGCATAGCCATGCTTGCGCCATGCGCCGGGTCTTGGAGATCTGTCCTGTCGTGCAGGCCGGCATCCGGAGCATCTCCAGCGAGGAGTACGCTTGGGCGAAGGGGAGCGGCCAACTAGCGAAGGTCCATTTTGCCGGCAAAATGGACACCGGCCGGATCGTTCGCCAGCTGAAGAAACAAGTCTACATTACCATTGATGTTGATGTGTTCGACCCGTCGGTCATCCCGGCGACCGGTACGCCGGAGCCGGGCGGTTTGTTCTGGCCCGATCTCCTCAATATTCTCCAGGCGGCTTGTACCCAAAGGGAGGTGGTCGGTTTTGACCTCGTCGAGCTGGCTCCCCGGCCGGGCGATCCTGCCGCTGATTTTACCATCGCCAAACTGGCCTATAAGTTGATCGGTTATCTTACCCGCTGA
- a CDS encoding RluA family pseudouridine synthase gives MEKFELTVAAEQVGRRLDQALADNPAPPLSRSRAKGLIDSGNITVNEEAVAPSYKLKANDRIKITLPPPVGSTVNAEKIPLEIVYEDDQIIVVNKPKGMVTHPAPGHYSGTLVNALLAHCDHLAATGAPLRPGIVHRLDKDTSGLIVVAKTDPAYYSLIKQFKDRTVEKTYFALAQGIIKNDQGVIEASIGRHPVNRKKMTVVRTTNHPSPSLGTSESRSTKGRAALTEYRVLKRFKKHTLVEVKIKTGRTHQIRVHLSHLGYPLVGDPTYGGQKNTLGVTGQMLHAGQLKFVHPLTGEKLEFTAALPVEFRAERNW, from the coding sequence ATGGAAAAGTTTGAACTGACCGTCGCGGCCGAACAGGTTGGCCGGCGTCTCGACCAAGCCTTGGCTGACAACCCCGCACCACCCCTCTCCCGCTCCCGGGCCAAAGGGTTGATCGACTCGGGAAATATCACGGTCAATGAAGAGGCAGTCGCGCCAAGTTATAAGCTAAAAGCTAACGACCGGATCAAGATCACTCTCCCCCCGCCGGTCGGTTCGACAGTCAACGCGGAAAAGATCCCCCTGGAGATCGTTTATGAGGATGACCAGATCATCGTGGTCAACAAGCCAAAAGGGATGGTCACCCACCCGGCCCCCGGGCATTACTCCGGCACCCTGGTCAACGCCCTCCTCGCCCATTGCGACCACCTGGCCGCGACCGGCGCGCCGCTCCGCCCCGGCATCGTCCACCGTCTGGACAAAGATACTTCCGGCCTAATCGTTGTGGCTAAAACCGACCCAGCCTATTATTCCCTGATCAAGCAGTTCAAGGACCGGACAGTGGAAAAGACTTACTTCGCGCTGGCGCAGGGGATCATCAAGAATGACCAGGGAGTGATCGAAGCAAGCATTGGCCGTCATCCTGTTAACCGAAAAAAAATGACCGTCGTTCGAACCACGAATCATCCCTCGCCTTCGCTCGGGACAAGCGAATCACGATCCACTAAAGGCCGCGCAGCCTTGACGGAATACCGGGTACTGAAACGGTTCAAAAAACACACGCTGGTCGAAGTTAAAATAAAAACGGGGCGGACGCACCAGATCCGTGTTCATCTCAGCCATCTCGGTTATCCGCTCGTCGGCGACCCGACCTACGGGGGGCAGAAGAACACGCTCGGGGTCACCGGACAAATGCTCCACGCGGGCCAATTAAAGTTCGTTCATCCGCTGACCGGGGAAAAGTTAGAGTTTACGGCCGCGTTGCCGGTCGAGTTTAGAGCAGAGCGTAACTGGTAA
- the ileS gene encoding isoleucine--tRNA ligase, whose amino-acid sequence MEYKSTLNLPQTDFPIRANLAKVEEEMLGKWEKEDIYHKILAKNKVPGTRGQVPGTYILHDGPPYPNGDIHLGHALNKTLKDIIVKYKAMQGFYAPYIPGWDCHGLPIETQLLKELQTSNFKLQNILEFRNKCKEYALKYVDLQRNEFKKLGIFADWAKPYLTIDHTYEAKIIELFGVLAAKGYVYRGLKPIHWCPTDMTALAEAEIEYEDDRSPSIYIKFEILNPKSEINSKLKNPKLPLDKPWSLIVWTTTPWTLPANVAVAAHPEYEYVFLDVGPEVYVVAEGLLDNFVSKLELKEHQIIDKTKGKFLEGMLCKHPFIAREVPVVNDEYVTLEQGTGFVHIAPGHGAEDYQVGLKYKLPILMPVDEKGYFDDTVPDFIQGKHYDEANKLITEKMKENGSLLKLEFFKHPYPHCWRCKKPVIFRATEQWFIAVDHKELRQEALKAITKTKWFPGWGENRIRGMIETRPDWCVSRQRSWGVPIPAFYCVKCKKPQMTGLFNQAIVELVKKDGTNGWFAKEAKDILPAGTKCPDCGGTEFTKETDILDVWFESGSSHAAVLETREELSWPADLYLEGSDQHRGWFQSSLLLAIGYKGRAPFNAVLTHGFTIDDKGKKMSKSLGNVVDPQDVVKRYGADVLRLWVASTDFRNDMAASEKILKQVQEAYSKIRNTCRFLLSNLGDYQVPGTRYQVPGELLEIDKWILLKLNRLIERTTKAYNEFEFHLVYHALYDFCVNDLSAFYLDMSKDRLYCGGKNSVERRSAQFAMNEILNAMIKLMAPILSFTAEDLLKYRTLNSELGTQNSVFLLEMPKADPKYLDTKLEERWEKILKLKEEVYRELEAVRGRKEIAASTEALVEIGTKGREWAKEIEALLPLVLIVPQVKLVAGEAITVKHAAGEKCVRCWLWKEDVGKEPEHKTLCGRCANVVAKITP is encoded by the coding sequence ATGGAGTACAAATCGACCCTTAACCTGCCGCAAACCGACTTCCCGATCAGGGCCAACCTGGCCAAGGTAGAAGAGGAAATGCTCGGCAAGTGGGAAAAAGAAGATATATACCACAAAATTCTAGCAAAGAATAAGGTGCCAGGGACCAGGGGCCAGGTACCAGGGACCTATATTCTGCATGACGGGCCGCCCTACCCGAATGGAGACATTCACCTTGGCCACGCGCTGAACAAGACCCTCAAGGATATCATCGTCAAATACAAAGCGATGCAGGGCTTTTATGCGCCATATATCCCCGGCTGGGACTGCCACGGTTTGCCGATTGAAACCCAGCTCTTGAAAGAACTTCAAACTTCAAACTTCAAACTTCAAAATATTCTAGAATTCAGAAATAAATGCAAAGAGTACGCCTTGAAATACGTCGACCTGCAACGGAATGAATTTAAAAAACTCGGTATCTTCGCCGATTGGGCCAAGCCGTACCTGACGATCGACCACACCTACGAGGCCAAGATCATCGAGCTCTTCGGCGTTCTGGCGGCCAAAGGGTACGTCTACCGCGGCCTCAAACCGATCCACTGGTGCCCGACCGACATGACGGCCCTGGCGGAAGCGGAAATTGAATACGAGGACGACCGGTCACCCTCAATATACATAAAATTCGAAATACTAAACCCGAAATCCGAAATAAATTCGAAACTTAAAAACCCCAAACTCCCCTTGGACAAGCCGTGGTCATTGATCGTCTGGACAACGACCCCCTGGACCTTGCCGGCCAACGTCGCCGTGGCTGCCCATCCGGAGTACGAATACGTCTTCCTAGATGTCGGCCCGGAGGTTTATGTTGTCGCTGAAGGGCTACTCGACAACTTTGTCAGCAAGCTGGAGCTGAAGGAACACCAAATCATCGATAAGACCAAAGGGAAGTTCCTCGAAGGGATGCTCTGCAAACATCCGTTCATCGCCCGCGAAGTGCCGGTCGTTAACGACGAATACGTCACCCTGGAACAAGGGACCGGCTTTGTTCATATCGCCCCCGGCCACGGCGCGGAGGACTATCAGGTTGGCTTGAAATACAAACTGCCGATCCTGATGCCGGTCGACGAAAAGGGTTATTTTGACGATACCGTCCCCGACTTCATCCAAGGGAAGCATTACGACGAAGCGAACAAGCTGATCACGGAAAAGATGAAGGAGAACGGCTCCCTGCTCAAGCTCGAGTTCTTCAAGCACCCCTACCCGCATTGCTGGCGCTGTAAGAAGCCGGTCATCTTCCGGGCGACGGAACAGTGGTTCATCGCGGTCGACCATAAAGAGCTGCGGCAAGAGGCGCTTAAGGCGATCACTAAAACCAAGTGGTTCCCCGGCTGGGGAGAGAACCGGATCCGCGGGATGATCGAGACCCGCCCCGACTGGTGCGTCTCGCGCCAGCGCTCCTGGGGGGTGCCGATCCCGGCCTTCTATTGCGTTAAATGTAAAAAGCCGCAAATGACCGGGCTGTTCAATCAAGCGATCGTCGAGCTGGTCAAAAAAGACGGGACCAACGGCTGGTTTGCTAAAGAGGCTAAGGATATCCTGCCGGCCGGGACAAAATGCCCTGATTGCGGCGGGACCGAATTCACCAAGGAGACCGATATTCTCGACGTCTGGTTCGAGTCCGGATCCTCTCATGCGGCGGTGCTGGAAACGCGCGAGGAGCTCTCCTGGCCGGCCGACCTTTATCTGGAAGGGTCCGACCAGCATCGCGGCTGGTTCCAGTCGTCCCTCCTCCTCGCCATCGGCTATAAGGGTCGCGCCCCTTTCAACGCCGTCCTGACCCACGGCTTTACGATCGATGACAAAGGAAAGAAAATGAGCAAGTCGCTGGGGAACGTCGTCGATCCACAGGATGTTGTGAAACGCTACGGAGCCGATGTCCTGCGCCTCTGGGTCGCTTCGACCGACTTCCGCAACGACATGGCGGCGTCGGAGAAGATACTGAAGCAAGTCCAGGAAGCCTATTCCAAGATCCGCAATACTTGCCGGTTCTTGTTAAGTAATCTTGGGGATTATCAGGTACCAGGGACCAGGTACCAGGTACCAGGGGAATTACTTGAAATTGATAAATGGATCCTATTGAAGTTAAACCGCCTGATCGAACGGACCACCAAAGCTTATAACGAGTTCGAGTTCCACCTGGTCTATCACGCCCTCTACGACTTCTGCGTCAACGATCTCTCGGCCTTCTACCTCGATATGTCAAAAGACCGGCTCTACTGCGGCGGGAAGAATTCCGTGGAGCGCCGCTCGGCCCAGTTCGCTATGAACGAGATACTTAACGCGATGATAAAACTAATGGCTCCGATACTTTCTTTTACTGCTGAAGATCTGCTTAAATACAGAACACTGAACTCGGAACTCGGAACACAGAACTCGGTTTTCTTGCTCGAGATGCCCAAAGCTGACCCGAAGTATCTCGATACGAAGCTCGAGGAACGCTGGGAGAAGATATTGAAGCTGAAAGAAGAGGTCTATCGCGAGCTGGAAGCGGTGCGCGGGAGAAAAGAGATCGCCGCGTCAACCGAAGCGCTGGTCGAGATAGGCACCAAAGGCCGCGAGTGGGCCAAAGAAATTGAAGCCTTACTGCCGCTGGTTCTGATCGTGCCCCAGGTTAAATTAGTGGCCGGCGAAGCGATCACCGTCAAGCACGCCGCCGGCGAGAAGTGCGTTCGCTGCTGGCTGTGGAAAGAAGACGTGGGGAAAGAACCTGAACATAAAACTTTGTGCGGGCGCTGCGCGAACGTAGTAGCAAAAATTACCCCCTAA
- the ahcY gene encoding adenosylhomocysteinase, with translation MIKYDIKDKKLAAKGKLRIEWAERDMPVLSQVKEKFSKNRVLKGLKMSACLHVTAETANLVRALKAGGADVVLCASNPLSTQDDVAASLVFDYGIPVYAIKGEDNKTYFKHLTAAIEHSPVVTMDDGCDLVSAISTKYPAIARQIIGSMEETTTGVIRLKAMERDGALKFPVIAVNDAQTKNLFDNRYGTGQSTVDGIIRATDILLAGKNVVVAGYGWCGKGFALRCKGMGANVIVTEINPIKAIEAAMDGHRVMSMAEAASIGDLFCTLTGDMHVIRPEHFRKMKDGAVVCNSGHFDIEIDLIGLAKMAKKVRKNVRNFVDEYHLANGHRVHILAEGRLVNLGAAEGHPASVMDMSFSTQALATEYVVNNLGKLRARVYNVPEEIENWVATAKLKSMGITIDKLTPEQAKYLASWQEGT, from the coding sequence ATGATCAAATACGATATTAAAGATAAAAAATTGGCGGCCAAAGGTAAATTACGGATCGAGTGGGCCGAGCGCGATATGCCGGTCCTCTCCCAGGTCAAAGAAAAGTTCAGTAAAAACCGGGTGCTCAAGGGATTAAAAATGAGCGCCTGCCTCCACGTCACCGCCGAGACCGCGAACCTTGTCCGGGCCCTAAAAGCGGGCGGGGCCGATGTCGTCCTTTGCGCTTCCAACCCGCTCTCCACCCAAGATGACGTCGCCGCTTCACTCGTCTTCGACTACGGGATCCCGGTCTACGCCATCAAGGGCGAAGACAACAAAACATATTTTAAACACCTGACCGCCGCGATCGAGCACTCGCCCGTCGTCACCATGGACGACGGCTGCGACCTCGTCTCCGCCATTTCGACCAAATACCCGGCGATCGCCCGGCAGATCATCGGCAGTATGGAAGAGACGACGACCGGCGTCATTCGCCTGAAAGCGATGGAGCGCGACGGCGCCCTCAAATTCCCGGTCATCGCGGTCAACGACGCCCAGACCAAAAATCTTTTTGATAACCGCTACGGGACCGGGCAATCAACGGTCGACGGGATCATCCGGGCGACCGACATCCTGCTGGCCGGTAAAAATGTCGTTGTCGCCGGCTACGGCTGGTGCGGCAAAGGGTTTGCCCTCCGCTGTAAGGGGATGGGCGCCAACGTCATCGTCACCGAGATCAACCCGATCAAAGCGATCGAAGCGGCCATGGACGGCCACCGGGTCATGTCGATGGCTGAAGCCGCCTCAATTGGTGACCTCTTCTGCACCTTGACCGGCGACATGCACGTTATCCGGCCGGAACATTTCAGGAAGATGAAAGATGGGGCGGTCGTCTGCAACTCCGGTCATTTTGACATCGAGATCGACCTCATCGGGCTGGCCAAAATGGCCAAGAAGGTCCGCAAGAACGTCCGTAACTTTGTCGATGAGTACCACCTGGCCAACGGCCATCGGGTCCATATCCTGGCCGAAGGGCGGCTGGTCAACCTGGGTGCGGCCGAGGGGCACCCCGCCTCCGTCATGGACATGAGTTTCTCCACCCAGGCGCTGGCCACGGAGTATGTGGTCAATAACCTTGGTAAATTGCGCGCCAGGGTCTACAATGTCCCCGAGGAGATCGAGAACTGGGTCGCCACGGCCAAACTGAAGTCGATGGGGATCACGATCGACAAGCTGACACCCGAACAAGCCAAATACCTCGCTTCCTGGCAAGAAGGGACCTAA